In Cloacibacillus sp., the genomic window GCTCGGCGTCGACCCCGAGGGGCTTGACGAGGGGGACCGAAAGTTCCTCCGCGCGCTGATAGAGCTCTTTGACGGCGGACCAGTGGGGCTGTCTACCCTCGCCGCGGCCCTCAACGAGGACGCGCAGACGATAGAGGACATCTACGAACCCTACCTTATCCAGAAGGGGCTGCTTGAACGCACCCCGCGAGGCCGCAGGGCGACGCGCAACACCTGGGACTATCTCGGCATCCCCGTATCGCCGCATTTCATACAGATACAGCAGAGCCAGCTCAGCCTCTTCACAACGGAGGATGAGCTGCCATGAGCCAGCTTGGAAAGATGCTGGTCGCGGCGGGGCTGCTGCTTGCCGCGGTTGGGGCAGTGCTAATCATCGCAGGAAAGCTGAACATTCCTCTTGGCAAACTGCCCGGAGATATCACTTACCAGAAGAAAAATCTCACCGTCTTCGCGCCGTTCGGGACGATGCTTGTCGTGAGCCTCATACTCACGCTGATTTTGAATATATTCTCAAGGTGGAAATAGTGAAAAGATATATCGTCACGCTGCTGTTCATACTCATCTTCTCGCAGGCCGCCGAGGCGCGCGACGTCCTGGTCCTGCTCAAGAGCGGCGCGCGCCAGTGCAAGATCGGCGGCACCTCGTACGTGATAAGGGTAGCCTCCGGCGGAGTGACGCCGGCGATCACCGGCTCCTTTTCGCTCTCTTACGCGGGCGGCGGCTCGCTGAGCGCCGGCGCGGTGAGCTACGCCATGCCGGTGACGGTGACCTCGTCTTCCCCGATCATCATCGACGGCGTGAGCTATCACGGCTCGATATTATTCGAGGCCTCCGGCTCGGGCTTCAACATTGTAAATCAGGTGGACGTCGAGCAGTACCTCAAGGGCGTGCTGAAGGATGAAATGAGCCCGGCCTGGCCCGTGGAGGCCCTCAAGGCGCAGGCGGTGCTGGCGCGCACCTACACGCTGTCCTCAAAGA contains:
- a CDS encoding DUF2905 domain-containing protein, which translates into the protein MSQLGKMLVAAGLLLAAVGAVLIIAGKLNIPLGKLPGDITYQKKNLTVFAPFGTMLVVSLILTLILNIFSRWK